A window from Sinanaerobacter sp. ZZT-01 encodes these proteins:
- a CDS encoding valine--tRNA ligase yields MEKNLAKTYSPKEFEDRIYQDWENSGAFHAERDENKKPFTIVMPPPNITGQLHMGHALDQTLQDVLTRFKRMQGYCALWLPGTDHASIATEVKVVEKLRAEEGKTKEEIGREEFLKRAWAWKKEYGERIENQIRKLGSSCDWERERFTMDEGCSQAVLEQFVRLYEKGLIYKGSRIINWCPECKTSLSDAEVEHEDKNGKYWYFRYPGEDGGEGVVVATSRPETMFGDVAIAVNPSDERYQDIVGKKVILPLVGRAIPVIADPYPDPEKGTGAVKITPAHDPNDFEVGERHNLENLTCINEDATMNHEAGKYEGMSRYECRKAWVSDLESAGFLVKTEEKVIPSGECYRCHTVVEPMVSDQWFVAMEELAKPAIEAAKTKALTHVPDRFEKIYLHWLEEIRDWCISRQLWWGHRIPAYYCDDCGALMVSKEAPESCSKCNSTHLHQDEDVLDTWFSSALWPFSTLGWPNETEDLKYFYPTDVLVTGYDIIFFWVVRMVFSGLDVMGEVPFKYVYVHGLVRDAEGRKMSKSLGNGIDPLEIIDQFGADALRFMLMTGITPGNDMRFQTDKLESSRNFANKLWNASRFVIMNLQDEDGNLRAMEAEKKGLPKIALREEDKWILSKINAAAKEITANMERFELSLGAQKIYELIWNEYCDWYIELVKARLYGDDEEDKKVARFVLVRALKDMLKLLHPFMPFITEEIWSFLPREDDAEKFLMGENWPVYSEELAFEEEVENLELTMDVIRSIRNIRAEAEAAPSKKLHAVIFASGKEKDYLKSTERHIKSIANIVEIHYIHDRAEIPEEVMSAVINRVEIFIPLDDLLDYKAELERLQKEKKRLTGEVARVKGKLSNEGFVSKAPEAVISAEREKMQKYEDMLEKVIARLTLVEKKLS; encoded by the coding sequence ATGGAAAAAAACTTAGCCAAGACTTACAGTCCAAAAGAATTTGAGGATCGAATCTATCAGGATTGGGAAAACAGCGGTGCATTTCACGCTGAAAGAGATGAAAATAAAAAGCCGTTTACCATTGTTATGCCGCCGCCAAACATCACGGGCCAGCTGCACATGGGACATGCGCTAGATCAGACCTTGCAGGACGTTTTGACGCGCTTTAAGAGAATGCAAGGCTATTGTGCACTTTGGCTTCCGGGAACGGACCATGCCAGCATTGCAACAGAAGTTAAGGTTGTCGAAAAGCTGCGTGCAGAAGAAGGAAAGACAAAAGAAGAAATCGGGCGAGAAGAGTTTTTAAAGAGAGCCTGGGCATGGAAGAAGGAGTATGGCGAACGAATTGAGAATCAGATTCGAAAGCTCGGAAGTTCGTGCGATTGGGAAAGAGAACGCTTTACGATGGATGAAGGCTGTAGTCAGGCTGTCTTAGAGCAGTTTGTGCGCTTATATGAGAAGGGCTTGATTTACAAAGGGAGCCGTATTATTAATTGGTGTCCGGAATGTAAAACCTCTTTGTCCGATGCAGAAGTAGAGCATGAAGATAAAAATGGAAAATATTGGTATTTTCGTTATCCGGGTGAAGACGGAGGGGAAGGTGTCGTTGTGGCAACTTCACGGCCGGAGACTATGTTCGGTGATGTAGCGATCGCTGTAAATCCAAGCGATGAACGATACCAGGATATCGTGGGGAAAAAAGTGATTCTTCCACTCGTAGGACGCGCGATTCCGGTGATTGCTGACCCATATCCGGATCCCGAGAAAGGAACCGGCGCGGTTAAAATTACACCGGCGCACGACCCGAATGACTTTGAAGTGGGCGAACGTCATAATCTGGAGAATTTGACTTGCATCAACGAAGATGCAACGATGAACCATGAAGCCGGAAAATATGAAGGCATGAGTCGTTACGAATGCAGGAAGGCTTGGGTTTCCGATTTGGAAAGTGCGGGTTTCCTTGTAAAAACAGAAGAGAAGGTCATTCCGTCCGGTGAATGCTACCGCTGTCATACCGTGGTAGAGCCGATGGTGAGTGATCAGTGGTTTGTCGCGATGGAAGAGCTTGCAAAGCCTGCGATTGAAGCCGCGAAAACAAAGGCACTTACACACGTTCCGGACCGTTTTGAAAAAATTTACTTGCACTGGTTGGAAGAAATTCGAGACTGGTGTATTTCCAGACAGCTTTGGTGGGGCCACCGTATCCCTGCATATTACTGCGACGATTGCGGAGCGCTCATGGTTTCAAAAGAAGCGCCTGAAAGCTGCAGCAAGTGCAACAGTACACACCTCCATCAGGACGAAGATGTGCTGGATACTTGGTTTAGTTCCGCGCTGTGGCCATTTTCAACCCTAGGCTGGCCGAATGAAACCGAAGATTTAAAATACTTCTACCCGACTGATGTTCTTGTTACCGGATATGATATCATTTTCTTCTGGGTTGTCCGTATGGTATTTTCCGGTCTTGATGTGATGGGTGAAGTGCCGTTTAAATATGTATATGTACATGGACTGGTTCGGGATGCCGAAGGCAGAAAGATGAGCAAATCACTTGGAAATGGCATTGACCCGCTGGAAATCATCGACCAGTTTGGTGCAGATGCACTGCGTTTCATGCTGATGACAGGCATTACACCGGGCAATGATATGCGCTTTCAGACAGATAAACTGGAATCGAGCCGGAACTTTGCAAATAAGCTTTGGAATGCCTCACGTTTTGTAATCATGAACCTGCAGGATGAAGACGGAAACTTGAGAGCAATGGAAGCAGAGAAAAAAGGCTTACCGAAGATTGCATTAAGAGAAGAAGACAAGTGGATTCTCTCTAAAATAAATGCCGCGGCAAAAGAGATTACTGCGAACATGGAACGGTTTGAGCTGTCCTTAGGCGCACAGAAGATTTACGAATTGATTTGGAATGAATATTGCGACTGGTATATTGAGCTTGTGAAAGCAAGACTCTATGGTGATGATGAAGAGGACAAGAAGGTTGCCCGCTTTGTTCTCGTGAGAGCACTGAAAGATATGTTAAAGCTTCTACATCCGTTTATGCCGTTTATTACCGAGGAAATTTGGAGCTTCCTTCCACGAGAAGACGATGCAGAGAAATTCCTTATGGGCGAGAACTGGCCGGTTTACAGTGAGGAACTGGCATTTGAAGAAGAAGTGGAGAATTTAGAGCTTACAATGGATGTGATTCGCAGCATCCGTAACATTCGTGCGGAAGCAGAAGCGGCACCTTCAAAGAAGCTGCATGCGGTTATCTTCGCTTCTGGCAAAGAGAAGGACTATTTAAAGAGTACGGAACGTCACATAAAAAGCATTGCCAATATTGTAGAAATACATTATATCCATGATCGTGCGGAGATTCCGGAAGAAGTGATGTCTGCGGTTATAAATCGTGTGGAAATTTTTATTCCGCTGGATGATCTTTTGGATTATAAAGCAGAATTAGAGCGTTTACAAAAAGAAAAGAAACGGCTGACCGGCGAAGTAGCACGTGTGAAAGGTAAACTTTCTAATGAAGGCTTTGTAAGTAAAGCACCGGAAGCAGTCATTTCCGCAGAGAGAGAGAAGATGCAAAAATATGAGGATATGCTGGAAAAAGTGATCGCACGTCTCACATTGGTGGAAAAGAAATTATCATGA
- a CDS encoding M55 family metallopeptidase, with amino-acid sequence MKVFISADIEGVTGVTSWCETRYGGQGYEAACRQMTLEVAAACRAAMKLGYEVVVKDGHEDALNIDLTQLPKGVQLIRGWMTTPASMMGGLDESFAAAVYIGYHSPEGSDASPLAHTMEHDLFNWIKINGELASEFLLNALWATAHGVASVFLSGDDGMCRLAQKSHPEIFTVATKKGIGNAVWNIHPEESIEKIEKGVEKALEAGIGLMPIEKEYNMIINFKEHQNARRASWYPGAKQTDSNTVEYTAETPWKLSVARMFMTEI; translated from the coding sequence ATGAAAGTATTTATCAGCGCTGATATAGAAGGCGTAACTGGTGTTACCAGTTGGTGTGAAACGAGATATGGCGGACAGGGGTATGAAGCAGCCTGCAGGCAAATGACTTTGGAGGTGGCAGCGGCATGTAGAGCAGCCATGAAACTGGGATACGAAGTGGTGGTTAAGGATGGACATGAAGATGCTTTAAATATCGATTTGACACAATTGCCAAAAGGTGTACAGTTAATTCGGGGATGGATGACCACTCCGGCATCTATGATGGGTGGACTGGATGAGAGTTTTGCCGCAGCTGTTTACATTGGATACCATTCTCCTGAAGGAAGCGATGCAAGTCCATTAGCGCATACCATGGAACATGATTTATTCAACTGGATAAAAATTAATGGAGAGTTAGCTTCGGAGTTTTTATTGAATGCACTTTGGGCAACAGCTCATGGGGTTGCCTCTGTGTTTCTTTCGGGAGATGACGGCATGTGCCGTTTGGCTCAAAAGAGCCATCCAGAAATCTTTACCGTAGCCACAAAGAAGGGAATTGGTAATGCTGTATGGAATATTCATCCGGAAGAGTCTATAGAAAAAATCGAAAAAGGTGTGGAAAAAGCATTGGAAGCCGGAATCGGATTAATGCCCATTGAAAAGGAATATAATATGATTATTAATTTCAAAGAGCATCAAAATGCCAGAAGAGCATCTTGGTATCCAGGAGCAAAACAAACGGACAGCAATACGGTGGAATATACAGCAGAAACACCTTGGAAATTAAGTGTGGCACGCATGTTCATGACAGAAATATAG